The DNA region GGAGCTGTGGCTGCAGGATTCACCTCTCTTGGCTATCCGAGTCGCCCCGTCACAGTGGTGGGTAAACAGGCAGCAGCAGCAGTGGGCCAAGGATTGTTAATGCAAGGTTATACCGAACGATTGGCGCAACACGGTATCACAACAGCTCAGCTACTACTCACGCGGCAGGATCTGATGAAAAAGGAGCATTATCATAACGTCTATTCAACGTTAAGCGAACTGATCCAACGTCGCGTCCTTCCGATTATCAACGAGAACGATTCTGTATCCGTAGAAGAACTGACTTTCGGAGATAACGACATGCTTTCAGCTTTAGTGAGCGGTTTTATTCATGCAGACATGTTGATGATGTTGACGGATGTAGATGGCATATATGACCAGAATCCTGCTCACCCAGAAGCTCGTCGTTTTCACTATATTGACCATGTGACAGATGAATTGCTAAATATCACGAGCGAGAACGGGTCAAAAGTCGGGACTGGCGGAATGAAATCTAAACTCAAGGCGGCCCAGACGGCCACGTCACTCAGTGTGAAAACCTTCATTGGTACAGGACAAGGTGCACAGAAACTCACGAATATCCTAGAAGGTAAAGGCGAAGGCACGTATATATACGACAAGTCTGGAACCGATCTTAAGAACCACAAACAATGGATTGCTTATCATTCTCAATCAAGTGGTCACATCGTCATCGATTCTGGCGCTGTCGAAGCGATCATGAAACACAGTAAAAGCATATTACCCGTGGGTGTGTCAGACGTTCAGGGCTCGTTTTTACAAGGAGATGTGGTTGACGTATTGAACCCTAGGGGGGAACTTATTGCTAAAGGGATGGTCCATTATACTGCCCAAGGCTTAAGAGACATCATGGGGAAACCCAGTTATGATATACAATCGCATGACCCG from Caldalkalibacillus salinus includes:
- the proB gene encoding glutamate 5-kinase, giving the protein MNKKRIVVKIGSSSLTNTSGGLSLEKLHDHTEALAKLMNNGHEVVLISSGAVAAGFTSLGYPSRPVTVVGKQAAAAVGQGLLMQGYTERLAQHGITTAQLLLTRQDLMKKEHYHNVYSTLSELIQRRVLPIINENDSVSVEELTFGDNDMLSALVSGFIHADMLMMLTDVDGIYDQNPAHPEARRFHYIDHVTDELLNITSENGSKVGTGGMKSKLKAAQTATSLSVKTFIGTGQGAQKLTNILEGKGEGTYIYDKSGTDLKNHKQWIAYHSQSSGHIVIDSGAVEAIMKHSKSILPVGVSDVQGSFLQGDVVDVLNPRGELIAKGMVHYTAQGLRDIMGKPSYDIQSHDPFKAEVIHRDHLVLIKKGMNVT